The following DNA comes from Tunturibacter psychrotolerans.
CCGAATGAAGATAACTATCCAATTCGTGGTACGTAACGACGCCATCTCGCGGGGAATTGTCAGCGGCACCCGCTAATCCGGCAAAAATCTTTTCAAAGAACACGCTGCCGGGACCTACTGCTGCAAGTTGAAGGCTCTGCTGGTTCGCGCGGCTGGCCATAATCGCGTGGGCTCCATGGTCCCCCGGTCCAAGCGGATTGGCCCCGAAGGATTTCCGTCCGAGAAATGCTCCGCTCTGACACGCGTTTATAAGCACTAATACTTTTTCCGCAGCATCAATGTCGGAGTCAAGAAGAGTCCGCAGGAGACCGAGGTCGATTCGGTTGACGGGATCGGTCTTCGAGGCGGCCGAACTGGTAAGGAGGAAGCCACGTGCTGTCTCTGCGGTCCCTTCAGCGTAACCATGGCCGCTAAAGGCAAAAAGGAACCGGGAGTGCGGGGAATGGCTGAGACGGTCCGGAAAGTAGTTTTCCAAAAAATAATTCAGATTGTCGAGATTCACATCCCCGTCTTTGAGCACAATGATTTCGTCAAAGAATTCCTGGTCTTTCAGATAAGATTTCAGCTTTTCTATGTCGACGGCGGCGGGCTTTAGATCCCTGTCTATTGGCGATAGATTTGGATACTTCGTTACTCCCACAATTATTGCGTAACTGCGGCCAACTGGCTGAGATGTCAGGCTTATAGAATTGAGTGCTTTCTCATACAAAGAACGCTGGTCGGCATAGTAATAGAAGAGGCGCCTGTATTGTTGGGGCACGTTGGGGGCCTGTGCGAGTATGCGGGTTGGCAGGCAGCAAAGTAACAGGGCCAGGGGCAATCTTTGGTTGCTCAATAACTTCACAGACAAACCCCCTGATAGGAAGTCAGCCTAGAGTAGTCCAATACTGAGACTTGTTCCAGAGACAAAACGCCGATGCGCTTGGCGGAGACTTCGCGCCGAAGCGGTCGAACTGTTCACGTTTTTGCGACTCCAAAAACCGCGCGGAGTTCTCTTCCGGCCCATTTTGGGGTACCAGTCTCGCAATCTAGTCGCCAGATGATAGTGAGGGGCAGTTTTGGAGCCCCCTATCTCCTATCCCCGCCAGACGTTGACCTTATCTCCCTCACCTCGTACACTCTTAAGAGGCACTCAGCGAGCACCCTGTTCGCGACGCAAAGCGCACCACGCTAAGCATTTGCCCCCTAGTTCAATGGTAGAACAGTCGGCTCTGAACCGATCAATCGGGGTTCGAATCCCTGGGGGGCAACCAATACATATAAGTTAAGTAGAAGTCGACGATGGCGTCGCGCACAAGTCGGTTGATCTATCATCGCAGTAGCCCGGTTGGAGAAACAATGAAACCGAGACCCGCAGGATAGGCGATGGTTGGCTGGCACGGAGCGAAACCGCCTTACTGAAGGTCCCTTCCGCAATTACGCCGGAGACGTGGAACTGGGTCCTCAACCCGCGCCACGCTCAGGCAAAACACGTTGTCATCGCTTACAACGAAAAGCATCTTATCATTCGCGGCTCTTCCGCTAATATTACAGCCGCTGTCCCCAATTAGTGTACGACGGTTTGTTCGCTGCCGCTGATGCAGGCATGTCTCATGGAAGGCTTTCCGATTGTGTTCCGATATACGTGCTTTCCGTCGATGGACCACACGTGGAACGACGGTGTAATCCCAATGCCGGGACCAACGGAGCCTGAGGATGGCGGTCATTGCATGCTGATCGTCGGCTACAACAATGCGAACCGGACGTTTCTTGTGCGGAACTCGTGGGGCACGCAGTGGGGGCAACAGGGCTACGGGACGATGCCGTACGACTACATTCTGTCGCCGTAATGGACGACGGACCTATGGACAATCCGCAGTGTGACGGAGCATGCGGCAAGACCGTTGAACTCAGCGTTTCCTATGCCTGAGGAGCCTTCCGCCCTGTCAGCTCCGGAGGCAGGTACGGGCGCAGGCAAGAGGGCTTTCTAGCAAGCGCTCTTGTCTCTGAAAGGCAGTGTAAGGCCTTAACGAACCTCGCGTGCCAAGGCTTGAAGGAAGTGCCTGCTCATAGAAAGTCGACTGAAACATTGACCCAATTCTTCAAGCCATGCTAGCGTCGGAGTATGGCGTTTCCTCTACTTCATTGTTGTCGCTGCGACCAGCCCTTCGTTGGGTGAGCTGCGACACTTTTAGAGACTTCTAAAGCGCCTTCTCCAAAGCTCATCCCAGACTTATCGTTGGTTCGGAAGTATCCGTCTGCAATGGCGCCCCTGCGTTTTGAGACGGTTCAGCTCTGGAGATGTCCCATGCACCTCGCAACAGAAGAAATACTAGTACGCGACGCCAGCAACACAGGTATGTCGGCGGAAAGCCAATCCGGCGCGGTAGCAAAAACTCCCGAAGAGCTCGCCGACATCGTCTCGCGGTTCGCGTCGTCGGATGGATGGTTGGATAGGGTACGGCTGCGCGCCCAACATCGCTGGTACGAGCGGTTGTATCACGGGCCGAACTATGACATCTGGGTCATAAGCTGGATGCCCGGTCAATCAACCGGGTTCCACGATCATGGTGACTCTGCGGGAGCCTTCGTCGTAACGACCGGTGTTCTTGAAGAGAATCGTCCCGATCAGCATCCCTTTGCGATACCTCCGGGCAATCCGCGCGCCTTCGGACGAGACTACACACACGACGTCCGAAATGCCTCCCGTGCGCCAGCCATAAGCATTCACGCATATTCGCCTCCGCTCAGTGAGATGAACGAGTACGAGCTGGATGGCAGTCAACTGGTACCACGTGAACAGTCGTCGGAGCGATCAGCGAGACTTGATCAAGAGTGGCGAGCGCAGAGTCCGAACCTCTCAAACCATATCGGGGCCTTGAGCATCGAGCAGACGCTGGCAGCGGCACGTGCCCGGCTGCGACGGCTATCTCCGGCGGAAGCCTATGGGGCAGTGGTCAAAACGGCGGCGACACTCGTTGATATTCGTCCCGAAGGTCAACGTGCGATTGAGGGGAGTATCCCGGGCGCGTTGATTGTTGAGCGCAATGTACTTGAGTGGCGTTTCGACCCGGCTTCTAGCGCGCGGCTGCCGCTCGCAACCGATCATGATCTAAACGTGATCGTGCTCTGTTCCGAAGGCTACACCTCAAGCCTCGCGGCCGCGGCTTTGCAGGATCTCGGTCTCTGGCGAGCGACAGACGTGGTTGGTGGTTTTAATGCGTGGCGCGCGACAGGTCTGCCGATTTCGCCACCGACCTCGGCCTCCTAGATTGCGCGCGTGCGTTCTGACGCGAAGCCGGTAGACACGATCCATCCCATGCAAGATCCCTAAGCGCTGTGGCTGGGGCTTCCGGATTCGAGGAGCGAGATGAAGTATTCATTTCCGTTGTGGCCGATTCACCCGCGCGTCTACAATCAAAGCCAATCTTTGGATAAGATGTGTACCGCTGCGGCACGAGCGCGCTGGTCGGCTCCTCGCTGCTGTTCTCAGGTAACACTCTCGCGAGTGTAATGAGATCTCCGAGTCGTCTGTCGCCTTCGTTTTCGTGCAACGGTTAGATATCGAATAAGCCGCGCTGAATGGAGATGGTGACTGCGTGGGTGCGGTCGTTCGCTTGCAGCTTTGCCATGATATTTTTCAAATAGCCCTTCACGGTATGCTCCGAGATATACATATCCGCGGCGATGAGCTTGTTGGATAGACCGCGTGAGGCGAGACGCAGAACTTCAAGCTCTCGCACCGTTAGCTCTGCCTCTCCGCTGGAGCCGAAAAGTTTTGATGCGATCTCATCGGGGATGCACCGCTGCCCTTCGTGTACAAGGCGAATGGTCTTGACAAGTTCGGAGCCAAGCATTTCCTTCAACAGATACCCGGAGACTCCGGCACGGAAGGCTCTCATGGCGTGAAAGTCACCACCTGCTGTGGTTAGTACAATGATGCGTGCCGCCGGAAACTCTGCGCGTACCTTGGATATCGTCTCCAAACCGCCCATATTCGGCATACGCATGTCCACTAGCATGATGTCGGGCCTGTGCAAACGAAACTGAAGGATCGCTTGTTGACCGTCGACAGCTTCCCCGACCACGGTCATGTCTGGCTCGGTACTAATTTCAGCCGAAATCCCCTTGCGCATCATAGGGTGATCGTCGACTACAAGGACTCTAATCATTCAATTTTCCTCGATACAGTGTCAAAACTTCAGCAGGTCAAGGTATGACGTTCGTTTGCGCGGCAAGTTCTCAGCCAGGTAGATCACGGCGGCTGGTACGAGCAACTCCACAGCCGTGCCACCTGACAGAATTCTTCGTATTTCGATGCGTGCACCAAGCTGCCTTGCTCGCTCTCGCATACCGATCATTCCCAGGTGACCCTCACGGTGGCCTTGTCGAAATATCTCGGCTGGGATGCCGGTGCCGTCGTCGCGGACGATAACACGCAGGTGGGACCTGCTGAAGGCGAGGAGAACTTCGATGCGCGAAGCTCCGCTATGACGAATCGCATTGGCCAGCGCCTCGCGTGCTATCTTGATTGCTTCTCTGCCGGCGTCGGCGGCCAGTTCTCTGGGGCGCCCCTCTATCTCAAACGTGAGGCTTGCAGTCGTGTTCGGCTGCAGATCTTCCACCATCTGCTGGAACGTTGTATGGTGAGGCATTTCGCGTGATGGTTCGGATCGGAGCTCAAGCAATAGTTCGCGCCCTTCTCTCATCACCAGCTCAGACTGCTTGAGTGCGCTCTCATAGGATTGGCGGGCAGGGTCATCTTGCGGCAGTTGCTTGGTGGCCGTGTAGAACCGGAGTAGCAACACCTGGATGGATTGGAAGAACGTGTCATGCAGGTCTTGAGCGATGCTCTCTCGCTCGCGTAGCCGTTCCAAGAGTCTGCTGCGTACCTGATTGGTTGCATAACGTAGCCGCAGCTTATGAAGCAAACTGAGAAGCGTAGCCGTTATCGCAGCCAATAACGCGGCAAAATACCTACTCTGCCGAAAGGTCGGAGGAAGGTAAAACGGCGTCATCGCGGAAATAGGACTCCAGATGCCATCGTTATTGCTGGCCATCACGCGAAATGTGTAGTGGCCAGGAGGAATCTTGGAATAGAACGCCTGTCGACGGATGCCCGCGTCCTGCCAGCTCTTATCAAAACCCTCTAACATATAGCGGAAGTGCACGCGCTGCGGGATCAGGAGACTTGACGCAGTGTAGTCGAAGCGAAGGTTCTGTATGCCCTTGTCTAGTGTTATGCCTGAAGGAGCAAGATACTCATGACCGTCGGCGACTAGTTCATCGACGACGGCCGTCGGTGCAATCGTATTGCTGGCAATGTGTGCAGGGTCGATCCATGTCAGTTCGTGGCGGGCTGCGAAATAGATGCGTCCATCTTTTGTGGCAATCGCAGTGGGCAGCGGCCTGAGTTGCACAGGAGTTCCTGTAAGGCCGTCGAGGTAGTTGTACAGGCGCACAGTGACCCGATGCCGCGGATCGGCGAGAGCCTGCGCAATCTCGTCGCGCGAGATGAAAATTACGCCGGAAGCCTGGTTCAACCAAAGGTTCCCGTCCGCGGACTCGACGATACCGTTGACACCTCTGATAGATTCTTCGCTGCAACTGAGGATGGAATGAATCGTACCGTTGCGGTAGTAGGATAGGCCCTCAGTCCCGCCCAGCCACACGTGGTCTCCACGCTCAGCGATGGCTAGAATGTTGCCCGCAGTGACGCCATCATGTGGCCCAAGAGTCCTTGTCGTGTCGCCTGTCACAATCGCGACGTTGTTGTGGACGAAGCCCTGCCAGATGTGTCCTTCGTGGTCGCGCATGATACTGAGCACTGCAAAGTGCTCTGCGTCCGGCGCTTTGAATTTGGTCCATTTATCGCCGTCGAGCTTGAAGGTGCCGTGCCCGAGAATACTCGCCCACAAGACTCCCTTCGAGTCCGTGGTCATGGTCTGAATCTCCAGAGGCAGCCCGTTCACGTCCTCGGGCATGGGAATCTTTGTAAATCGGCTTCCCACCATATGCCATAGCTGACTCGTCACGCCGAGCCAGACGTCAGCACCGCCTTCGGCATAGATGCTCGTGATGCCTTCTGGACTATGAGGAATCGGTACGAGCTTGTTGTCTCGAAGGCGAAACAGCGAGGGGCCGCGGACATTCTTGACGCCAACGAGTAGCCCGTCCTCATCCTGTGCGAGCGAGATACCATTGGTTCCCAGTGGCATCGCTACAGAGGACAGTGCAGCCGGACGAAACTGATCGAGTCCCTTTTCGGTCGCGACCCACATACTACCTTCGCGATCGCGGATGACTTGAATGCTCACATCAGCGGTGAGCCCATCTTTTGCCGCAAAGTTTTCCAACAATCCGCGGCTCACCGGCACGCTGGGTGAGGGAAGTGGTGCGGGAAGGCGGAAAACCCCCGACTGGTCAGACGCCATCCAGAAACTTCCGTCACGGGCCTGTGCAGCGAAACCCGGTGAGAAATCCACATGGGTTGGGTACAGCGACCAACTGCCATCGTGCACCCGAACAAGCTCAACGAGATCGTATTCACCGGCAAGCCAGATTCGGTCCGGTCTGTCGGCCAAGAGGCCCCAAAACTTGCCTTCTATATGAGTGTCGTGGAACGAATGCTCTCCTGCCGGCAGATACTGTAGTGTTTTGCCGTTGTAAGCCCAAAGCGTTCCTGATGCATCAAGAAATGGGCGAAATACAGAACGTCCGTGAAACCCCCACTCAGGACCCATTTGTTGCCATTGGTTGTGGACAAAGCGTGCCATGCCTTGCCCGGTCGAGGTCCAGAGTGTTCCGTCTTTGAGTTCGAGGAAGCCCGTAGAAGACGACGCAAAGATGCCTGCGGCGGGGTAATTAGTGATCTTGCCGTCCCTGATGAAGCTGATGCCGCCGAACTGGTACCCGAGCCAGAGGCCGCCTGTGCCGGGAGCGAACAGCGCAATGATATTTTCAGAAAGAAGCGCAACGCCTTCGGCTGGTCTGAATTTGGTGAATTGCACGCCGTCGAAGCGGTAAAGCCCTGAGTTCGTCGCGATCCATAGAAATCCGTCGGTCGACTGCGCGATCCGCCAGATGCCGACCGGAGCGCCATCACGTACGGTCCAGGTGGAGTGATAAAGCTGCCGGATATCCTCTGTGGCCGAGGTACGCGCCGAATCGGCAAGCAGCTGAGTGCTCAGAACCGCAGCGACAATACCTAGCAGCAGCTGGAGAGCCCTTCGCAAACCAATCACTGGAACCCCTCAAAAGAGGGTGCTGCAGAGATCCTAATGAGGGCTAGGCAAATTTTCATGGGAGATTTATCAATTCTACAGGGTTTCTATTTCCTCCGACCCGCCTAACAGACAACACCTCTACGCAGCACCACATCCGGCGCTCGCTTCGTCGCGGCCACGCGACGGTTCACGCAATAAAGCACTGAAAGTCAACGCTTTGAGGTCATGGAAGTTATGAAGAAAGCCGTAGTCGCCGCTCTTCTCGTATTTGCCAGCTATACCTGGGCCGCCACCGTGCCAGGTTCGGTCTCCGCAACCGCTCGCGTCACCAGCCAGGTCGATGAGCGCGTCTTGGTGACGCTGGTAGGTAATACCCACCGCGCAGCGCGTGACGCGGCGAATGACAGAGGTGCGGTCGAGGCCAACTTTGCAATGCCGCACATGCTGTTGCAGTTGAAACGCTCGCCTGAGCAGGAGGCGGCGCTGCAAAAAGTCATGGAGCAGATGCAGACTCCAGGAAGTGCGTCGTATCACTCCTGGATGTCCGAACAGGAGTTCGACGAACAGTACGGTGTCAACCGAGGTGATCTCACCAAGGTCACGACCTGGCTTCAGGGGCACGGATTCACGATCGGGGGCATCACGCCGGACGGGATGGTGGTGGACTTCTCCGGCACAGCGTCCATGGTCCGCGAGGCCTTCCACACCGACATTCACAGGCTGCAGTTGCCCAACGGCGAGAAACACGTTGCCAACATGTCTGATCCGCAGATTCCGGCCTCGCTCGCGAGTGTGATCGTCGGTCCCACCTCGCTCAGCAACTTTATGCCGCACACCGATCACGTTGCACGCAGCAAAGCGGCGGTGGTAGAGAGTCGAAAAGCAGCGGGCGCGGTGGCCTTCGGGCCAGACTATACGGCCCCCGAAGGCGATAGCACCTACTATCTGTTCACACCTGGTGATGGACAGACGATCTATAACACCACACCCCTGCTGGCTGCAGGTCACACGGGCAAGGGACAGACCATCGGCCTCATCGAAGATGAAACCGCATACGATCCGGACGGAACAGGCGTTTCCCCGGACTGGAAGACTTTTGTAAATACCTTCGGATTAGCAAAGTATGGCGGAAAGCAGACAACCTCATTTCCCAAGGGTCCGATCTTCTGCGGTCAGCCAGGAGACTACAGCGACGGTACCGACATTGAGGTCGCTCTCGACATCGAATACGCCACAGCTATGGCGCCTGGAGCGAATGTCGTAGTCGAGGCATGCCAGGATGGTTACAGCACCTTCGGCGGCTTGATTGCACTTGAAAATCTCGTCTCCGCGGATCAGATCACCGCACCGGTGCTGAGCATGAGCTACGGCTTCTGCGAGGCGGGTAACGGCGCCGCAAATAACGCTGCATTCTCCTACGCCTATCAACATGGGGCCGCCCGTGGCGTATCCATCTTTGTGTCGAGCGGTGACGACGGCGCGCGCTCATGCGATGACGGAAACACAGTCTCCTATTACGGGGCGGGCACAAGCGGCTTCGCGACCACTCCATACAACGTTGCTGTAGGCGGGACCGACTTCGGCGATACCTATGACCACAGCAGAGCGACCTACTGGAACGCAACCAATAACTCGGACTACTCGTCGGCAAAGAGCTATATTCCTGAGATCCCGTGGAATGACACTTGTGCAAGCCAGTTGATCTCGAGCTATTTAGGCTTCGGAACGACCTACGGCCCAAGCGGTTTTTGCGCAAGCCCGCTGGCGGCAACGCTTTCGCCTCAGAACACACTCGAATACATCGACGTGGTGGCAGGCAGTGGAGGCCCCAGCAGCTGCTTTAGCGGTACGCCCGACATCGGCGGTGTAGCCGATGGAAGCTGCGCGGGTCAGCCCAAACCTTCGTGGCAGAAGGTCTTCGGCAACCCGAATGATACCGTGCGCGATATACCGGATGTGTCGCTCTTCGCCTCAAACGGTATATGGGGGCACTACATCGTGATCTGCGCGTCGAATCCTGTAGAGGCTCAATACGGCACAGCGCCCTGCACTGGCACGCCCGATACCTGGACCGGCGAGGGGGGAACCTCAGCTTCTTCTCCGATGATGGCGGGGATTCAAACTCTGATCAACGACTACACGAAGGAGCTTGCAGGTAACCCGAACTACCTCTACTACTCACTGGCAAACACTGAGTACGGATCTGCAGGGAGTGCTGCTTGCAACTCGACGAAAGGTACAAACGGCACGAGCGGCTGTATCTTTCACGACATCACACGTGGCGATATAGACACGCCCTGCAGCTACTTCGATGCGACCACCGACCTTGGCTTCAACTGCTTCGACATCGCCAACGATACCAACATCAACTCTCCGCAAGGCTATCCGATCGGGGTGGGCTCGGTATCAAATACCTCCTTCAAGCCGACCTACGGCACCAATGTTGGTTGGGATTTCTCGACCGGCATCGGTTCGGTCAATGCCTGGAACCTGGCGCAGGGTTTCGCGCACGCCTACGGCAGTGCATCGCCCTTCAAGGCGACCGTAACGCTTACCTCAAGCGTCGCCTCCTATGTCTTCGGACATGGACCCGCGAGCATTACTTACAAG
Coding sequences within:
- a CDS encoding response regulator transcription factor; its protein translation is MIRVLVVDDHPMMRKGISAEISTEPDMTVVGEAVDGQQAILQFRLHRPDIMLVDMRMPNMGGLETISKVRAEFPAARIIVLTTAGGDFHAMRAFRAGVSGYLLKEMLGSELVKTIRLVHEGQRCIPDEIASKLFGSSGEAELTVRELEVLRLASRGLSNKLIAADMYISEHTVKGYLKNIMAKLQANDRTHAVTISIQRGLFDI
- a CDS encoding C1 family peptidase, with the protein product MEGFPIVFRYTCFPSMDHTWNDGVIPMPGPTEPEDGGHCMLIVGYNNANRTFLVRNSWGTQWGQQGYGTMPYDYILSP
- a CDS encoding rhodanese-like domain-containing protein; protein product: MHLATEEILVRDASNTGMSAESQSGAVAKTPEELADIVSRFASSDGWLDRVRLRAQHRWYERLYHGPNYDIWVISWMPGQSTGFHDHGDSAGAFVVTTGVLEENRPDQHPFAIPPGNPRAFGRDYTHDVRNASRAPAISIHAYSPPLSEMNEYELDGSQLVPREQSSERSARLDQEWRAQSPNLSNHIGALSIEQTLAAARARLRRLSPAEAYGAVVKTAATLVDIRPEGQRAIEGSIPGALIVERNVLEWRFDPASSARLPLATDHDLNVIVLCSEGYTSSLAAAALQDLGLWRATDVVGGFNAWRATGLPISPPTSAS
- a CDS encoding Ig-like domain repeat protein, with the protein product MKKAVVAALLVFASYTWAATVPGSVSATARVTSQVDERVLVTLVGNTHRAARDAANDRGAVEANFAMPHMLLQLKRSPEQEAALQKVMEQMQTPGSASYHSWMSEQEFDEQYGVNRGDLTKVTTWLQGHGFTIGGITPDGMVVDFSGTASMVREAFHTDIHRLQLPNGEKHVANMSDPQIPASLASVIVGPTSLSNFMPHTDHVARSKAAVVESRKAAGAVAFGPDYTAPEGDSTYYLFTPGDGQTIYNTTPLLAAGHTGKGQTIGLIEDETAYDPDGTGVSPDWKTFVNTFGLAKYGGKQTTSFPKGPIFCGQPGDYSDGTDIEVALDIEYATAMAPGANVVVEACQDGYSTFGGLIALENLVSADQITAPVLSMSYGFCEAGNGAANNAAFSYAYQHGAARGVSIFVSSGDDGARSCDDGNTVSYYGAGTSGFATTPYNVAVGGTDFGDTYDHSRATYWNATNNSDYSSAKSYIPEIPWNDTCASQLISSYLGFGTTYGPSGFCASPLAATLSPQNTLEYIDVVAGSGGPSSCFSGTPDIGGVADGSCAGQPKPSWQKVFGNPNDTVRDIPDVSLFASNGIWGHYIVICASNPVEAQYGTAPCTGTPDTWTGEGGTSASSPMMAGIQTLINDYTKELAGNPNYLYYSLANTEYGSAGSAACNSTKGTNGTSGCIFHDITRGDIDTPCSYFDATTDLGFNCFDIANDTNINSPQGYPIGVGSVSNTSFKPTYGTNVGWDFSTGIGSVNAWNLAQGFAHAYGSASPFKATVTLTSSVASYVFGHGPASITYKATVSGSGTYPTGTVTFALGGTTLGAATLEPTGGCSSGGSCTEVASYTYVPGTLAVGAYSISATYSSTNENYASATKQTTLQVIKAGTVVDATALTVSPTTLAAGSSKVTFAAKVSSATGTPDGTVTFTSSGVSKGTCTLAKGACSISLATAAYAAGTYSVVAVYSGSATYESSVSATEQLIITKAATATVSSGTSSVEAGGTVTLVANVARPAGYTGVPTGTVHFYSSTLLQSAQGVATLDSTGKAVYEQVLTGVPAGTYSVVAKYAGDGSDAASNSSTLTVIVTKALTEVTLTSSANPVAEGSPVSITAVVTHACCSTVPPSGTVAFLLGTKSLGTLSLSSGSAVLSVKTAGLTPGTYSVVANYSGDATNQPSTRTFTLTIAAPATAATR
- a CDS encoding sensor histidine kinase; translation: MIGLRRALQLLLGIVAAVLSTQLLADSARTSATEDIRQLYHSTWTVRDGAPVGIWRIAQSTDGFLWIATNSGLYRFDGVQFTKFRPAEGVALLSENIIALFAPGTGGLWLGYQFGGISFIRDGKITNYPAAGIFASSSTGFLELKDGTLWTSTGQGMARFVHNQWQQMGPEWGFHGRSVFRPFLDASGTLWAYNGKTLQYLPAGEHSFHDTHIEGKFWGLLADRPDRIWLAGEYDLVELVRVHDGSWSLYPTHVDFSPGFAAQARDGSFWMASDQSGVFRLPAPLPSPSVPVSRGLLENFAAKDGLTADVSIQVIRDREGSMWVATEKGLDQFRPAALSSVAMPLGTNGISLAQDEDGLLVGVKNVRGPSLFRLRDNKLVPIPHSPEGITSIYAEGGADVWLGVTSQLWHMVGSRFTKIPMPEDVNGLPLEIQTMTTDSKGVLWASILGHGTFKLDGDKWTKFKAPDAEHFAVLSIMRDHEGHIWQGFVHNNVAIVTGDTTRTLGPHDGVTAGNILAIAERGDHVWLGGTEGLSYYRNGTIHSILSCSEESIRGVNGIVESADGNLWLNQASGVIFISRDEIAQALADPRHRVTVRLYNYLDGLTGTPVQLRPLPTAIATKDGRIYFAARHELTWIDPAHIASNTIAPTAVVDELVADGHEYLAPSGITLDKGIQNLRFDYTASSLLIPQRVHFRYMLEGFDKSWQDAGIRRQAFYSKIPPGHYTFRVMASNNDGIWSPISAMTPFYLPPTFRQSRYFAALLAAITATLLSLLHKLRLRYATNQVRSRLLERLRERESIAQDLHDTFFQSIQVLLLRFYTATKQLPQDDPARQSYESALKQSELVMREGRELLLELRSEPSREMPHHTTFQQMVEDLQPNTTASLTFEIEGRPRELAADAGREAIKIAREALANAIRHSGASRIEVLLAFSRSHLRVIVRDDGTGIPAEIFRQGHREGHLGMIGMRERARQLGARIEIRRILSGGTAVELLVPAAVIYLAENLPRKRTSYLDLLKF